In Candidatus Promineifilum breve, one genomic interval encodes:
- the msrA gene encoding peptide-methionine (S)-S-oxide reductase MsrA encodes MSDQKLEVATLGGGCFWCLDAIYRDVAGVARVVSGYSGGHVANPTYEQVCGKRTGHAEVVQVWFDPAVISYDDILYIFWRIHDPTTLNRQGNDSGPQYRSAIYYHDAAQKAAAERTRADAEAERVWRDPIVTEIAPFDVFYEAEGYHQDYFNNNPNQPYCVYVVDPKVRKFRKSFQDKLKQPA; translated from the coding sequence ATGTCCGATCAAAAACTCGAAGTCGCAACCCTGGGTGGGGGGTGCTTCTGGTGTCTGGATGCCATCTACCGTGACGTGGCGGGCGTGGCCCGCGTCGTCTCCGGCTACTCCGGCGGCCACGTCGCCAACCCAACCTATGAGCAGGTGTGCGGCAAGCGCACCGGCCACGCCGAGGTCGTCCAGGTGTGGTTCGATCCGGCGGTCATCTCGTACGATGACATCCTCTACATCTTCTGGCGCATCCACGACCCGACGACGCTCAACCGCCAGGGCAACGATTCCGGCCCGCAATACCGCTCGGCCATCTACTACCACGACGCGGCCCAGAAGGCGGCCGCCGAACGCACCCGCGCCGATGCCGAGGCCGAGCGCGTCTGGCGCGATCCGATCGTGACCGAGATCGCCCCGTTCGATGTCTTCTATGAGGCCGAGGGCTACCATCAGGATTACTTCAACAACAACCCTAACCAGCCCTATTGCGTCTACGTCGTCGATCCCAAGGTGCGCAAGTTCCGTAAGTCATTCCAGGACAAGCTCAAGCAGCCGGCGTAA
- a CDS encoding XdhC family protein gives MKELIADIDSWLAAGETAIALATVIAAWGSAPRRAGAKMAFTAGGAAIAGSVSGGCVEGAVIDAGEAVLATGRPQLLHFGVADETAWSVGLACGGEIDVFVERLDPATYALARQWALADTVGAIVTVVGGPDELLGRRVAVGADSVIGSLGAGLDAEAATLARQARRPGRHVLLDGVELFIDALRPAPALIMIGGAHIAVTLARLAGLLGYRTVVIDPRRAFGSAARFPDVDRLIQAWPDKALAEWPIGADAAVVTLSHDPKIDDPALRAALESDAFYIGALGSRRTHAARRARLAAVGFSDDQLDRIHAPVGLDIAADNPEEIALAIMAEVVMVYRGKMNVGD, from the coding sequence ATGAAAGAACTCATTGCCGACATCGATAGCTGGCTGGCCGCGGGCGAAACGGCCATCGCCCTGGCGACGGTCATCGCGGCCTGGGGTTCCGCGCCGCGCCGGGCGGGGGCCAAGATGGCGTTCACCGCCGGTGGGGCGGCCATCGCCGGCTCGGTCAGCGGCGGCTGTGTCGAGGGCGCGGTCATCGACGCGGGCGAGGCCGTCCTGGCGACCGGCCGGCCGCAACTGCTCCACTTCGGCGTGGCCGACGAGACGGCCTGGAGCGTGGGGTTGGCCTGCGGCGGCGAGATCGACGTGTTCGTGGAGCGGCTCGACCCGGCCACTTATGCCCTGGCGCGGCAATGGGCGCTGGCCGATACGGTGGGGGCGATCGTCACCGTCGTGGGCGGGCCGGATGAGTTGCTCGGCCGCCGCGTGGCGGTTGGCGCCGACAGCGTGATCGGTTCGCTGGGCGCGGGCCTGGACGCCGAAGCCGCCACACTGGCCCGGCAGGCGCGGCGGCCGGGCCGTCATGTGCTGCTCGATGGCGTCGAGCTATTTATTGACGCCCTGCGCCCGGCTCCGGCGCTGATCATGATCGGCGGGGCGCATATCGCCGTGACCCTGGCCCGGCTGGCCGGGCTGCTCGGCTACCGGACGGTGGTCATCGACCCACGGCGGGCGTTCGGCAGCGCGGCCCGCTTCCCCGACGTGGATCGGCTGATTCAGGCCTGGCCGGACAAGGCGTTGGCCGAGTGGCCTATCGGCGCGGACGCGGCCGTCGTCACCCTGAGCCACGATCCCAAAATCGACGACCCGGCACTGCGGGCGGCGCTAGAAAGCGACGCTTTCTACATTGGGGCGTTGGGCAGCCGCCGTACCCATGCCGCGCGCCGGGCGCGGTTGGCGGCAGTGGGTTTCAGCGACGATCAACTGGATCGCATCCACGCCCCGGTCGGCCTAGACATCGCCGCCGATAACCCGGAGGAGATCGCCCTGGCGATTATGGCGGAGGTGGTGATGGTGTATCGGGGGAAGATGAATGTTGGGGACTGA